Proteins found in one Kwoniella bestiolae CBS 10118 chromosome 1, complete sequence genomic segment:
- a CDS encoding isocitrate dehydrogenase, NAD-dependent translates to MISAPVRTSVGSALRSAAASSKRAPIARSMATLVDEKRLPAKFGGKYTVTLVPGDGIGKEVADSVKEIFDALKVPVQWEQYDVSGETTGGDDLFQQAMESLKRNKVGLKGILYTPIDQTGHNSWNVAMRQQLDIYASVVVCKSLPGFPTRHDNVDFAIIRENTEGEYSGLEHQSYPGVVESLKVSTRAKAERIARFAFDFAVKNNRKKVTCVHKANIMKLGDGLFLNTCRRIAEQEYGHTGIKFEAMIVDNTAMQLVSKPQQFDVMVMPNLYGTICANIGSALVGGPGITPGCNFGREYALFEPGCRHVGKDIMGTNKANPTALILSSTMMLRHLGLESQANLIAGATYDLVKEGKIRTADLGGSATTTDFTKGLIQRLL, encoded by the exons ATGATCTCTGCACCAGTACGAACATCCGTAGGATCAGCTCTCAGATCAGCTGCCGCTTcttcaaag CGAGCTCCCATCGCTAGGTCTATGGCTACTCTCGTTGACgagaagaga CTCCCAGCTAAATTCGGTG GCAAATACACCGTAACCCTCGTACCAGGTGATGGTATCGGTAAAGAAGTCGCTGATTCCGTCAAGGAAATCTTTGATGCTTTGAAAGTACCTGTCCAATGGGAACAATACGACGTATCTGGTGAGACTACCGGTGGAGACGATCTGTTCCAACAGGCTAtggagagtttgaagagGAATAAGGTCGGATTGAAGG GTATCCTCTACACCCCAATCGACCAAACAGGCCACAACTCATGGAATGTCGCCATGCGACAACAACTCGACATCTACGCCTCCGTCGTCGTCTGCAAGTCTTTGCCCGGTTTCCCAACGAGACACGATAACGTCGATTTCGCCATTATCAGGGAGAACACCGAGGGTGAATACAGCGGTCTGGAACACCAATCGTACCCTGGTGTTGTGGAGTCTTTGAAGGTCTCCACGAGGGCCAAGGCTGAGAGAATAGCGAGATTCGCTTTTGACTTTGCGGTTAAGAACAACaggaag AAGGTCACCTGTGTCCACAAAGCAAACATCATGAAACTCGGTGATggtctcttcctcaacaCCTGCCGAAGAATTGCCGAGCAAGAATACGGTCACACCGGTATCAAATTTGAGGCTATGATCGTCGATAACACTGCTATGCAACTTGTCTCCAAGCCTCAACAGTTCGATGTTATGGTTATG CCTAAC TTATACGGTACCATCTGTGCCAACATCGGTTCCGCCCTTGTCGGTGGTCCAGGTATCACCCCAGGATGCAACTTTGGTCGA GAATACGCCCTCTTCGAGCCAGGATGCAGACACGTCGGTAAAGATATCATGGGAACCAACAAAGCCAACCCTACCGCCTTGATCTTATCTTCTACCATGATGTTGAGGCACCTCGGTCTCGAATCTCAAGCCAACTTGATTGCTGGGGCCACTTATGATTTGGTAAAGGAGGGTAAGATCCGAACTGCCgatttgggag gttccgccaccaccaccgactTCACCAAGGGATTGATCCAAAGACTTCTTTAA